The Erythrobacter litoralis HTCC2594 nucleotide sequence CAGGCACCCAGCCAATCTACCCGCAGCCGATCAAGGCCGACGACAACACCCTCTGCGGTGACTTCAAACCCGAAGTCATCATTCGACGGCTCAAAGCCCTCGAGAACCCAGTGATCCCCTGCATCAGTTACAATTGCAGCTCCCCGAGGAAGGTGCTCGAGCCGTCCGCTGATCCTTTTCCGATTCGCATTCATGTCGAGCTGTATGCCATCCATCGCGCGATAACGCTCTTCACATATCCAGGTGTTTCTCGATTTTTCGGTATCCCGCCGGCTCGCGACACAGCGCCAGGGCCTGCGTTGTAAGCGGCCAGCGCGAGATGGATCGCGCCGAAGCGATCGAGCATCTGCTTCAGATACCGCGCGCCACCGTCGATGTTCTGAACCGGATCGTGGCGATTGCTGACACCAAGTTGCCTCGCGGTTCCCGGCATGAGTTGAGCGAGCCCCGCCGCGCCAGCCGGACTGATTGCCATGGGATTGAAGCGAGATTCTTGCCACACCAGAGCCAGGAGGAGGCGAGGGGGGAGCGAGTATCGCGCTTCTGCTTGCCGAATGAGTGGCTCGTACAGGGCTTCCTTGAAGCTTCGATCGATATGATCCGGTTCGCCATCTGGCTTGCCGAGATAGAACGCAGTTGGGTGGACACCGGGACCTTGGTCGCTTGTAACCTCAACCTTGCTAAGTTCATGGTCGAAAACCTGAAATTCCTGCGCGCAGGCAGATCCAGAGATCGCAATCGCAAAGGCACCGCACCCACAGGTCACCAAGGACATTCTCATCGCACTACCTTTCGCCTTGTTTCGACTCGTGCGAGAACATAAGTAGAACACTGAGGTGTAGGAAAGCGCCTTCTGCAGGTTCATTCGAGAGGAGAGGCGCTCGTTTGGACGGGGCTATTATGCGGCGATGGAGCCAGTATGCCTGTTTCGACTTCAACCCTCCCACGCTCCTCGCTCGAGGACACCGCCCGCAAGATCTGCGAAAGCCGAGGCGGCAAATGGTCCGGCACCAAGGGGATGGCTTGCTGCCCTGCGCATGACGACCGCACGCCGTCACTCGGTGTGTCGCTCGGCCAAAAGGCCATCCTATTCCATTGTTTCGCGGGGTGCGATCAGCAGAGCGTGCTGGCTGCTTTGGCGCGTGAAGGCTTCGAGGCTCCTGCGCTTTTCTCAGGGTCTACGACGACTGATCTTCCCGAGCCGACCAGAACGCGCACACCCTCGGCGGCAGCGCTGAGGATCTGGCGCGATGCACAGCCACTGCGTGCCAGTAAGGCAAAGGAATATCTTGAAGGTCGCGGCATCCTCGCCGCATCTCCGGCGCTTCGCTTTCACCCGCGAACGCCACTTGGCCCGAAAGGACGGTCCCGCTTTCTGCCTGCCATGATCGCGGCAGTCAGCCTCGATGAGGGCCCGATCGCCATCCACCGCACGTTCCTGTCTACCGAGGCTTCAGGCAAGGCCGCTTTCGAAAAGCCGAAACGCGCACTTGGCGCGCTCGGTGAAGCTGCTGTCCGCCTCTTCGATCCGGCTTCCGAAAAGCTCGGCCTCGCCGAGGGTATCGAGAGCGCGATGTCGGCCTATGCACTAACCGGCATCCCGGTCTGGGCTACCTTGGGCAATGAGCGTTTCGGCCTCGTGAGCGTGCCCGATAGCGTGACCGAACTCCACCTCTTCGTCGATCACGATGCTGGCGGCGAGCTGGCCGCGTCGCGTGGCCTGGCCGCTTATGCCCGCGAAGGGCGGACGATCCACGTTCGCAAGCCTTCCTCAATCGACACCGACTGGAACGATGAACTGACAGCATGGCTGCGCCGCAAAGCGGCACAGTAAGAGGAGAGAGGGCTTCTCGAATTCCTGATCCGGCAGAGGGCGAGTCCCGATGCCCCCATCAGGAGGACGAATTGCCATGTTTCAATCAGACCTGTTTCCCGCCGGCGGGCAGTTGCCGTCAACGCCCCTGGCCTATGCCATCGGCACCCGAGTTGCCGCGCTTCTTGCCTCGAGACGCCATCTAACCCGCGTCGACATTTCCGACCTGTTCGCCGAGGAAACCGGCGTCATGGATTGGGGAAGCGCCTGGACCATCGACGTCTACAACAACGCGGTCGAGATCGGCGCACTGCTCTGGCTTCGTGAAGCTTCGCGCATCGATCTGGCGACCAACGTTCATGAAGCAGAAGCGCGGTTCGACTGGCTCGAAGCAGCCTTGCCGCCCCGGCATGTGCGCAGCGAAGCACAGGTCGAATTGCAGCAGTTCTCGACCCCGCCGATGCTGGCCTGGCTCATGGCAAAGGCCGCAGCTGTCGGCGCGCACGACACACTCCTCGAACCATCAGCAGGCAATGGTGCGCTTGCCCTATGGGGCAGCGTCCAGAATGCCTCGTTGGTTCTCAACGAGATCGACCCGGCAAGACGAGACAGCCTGGGCCACATCTTCCCTTCGGCCACGATCACCGCGCAAGACGGGGAACTGATCGCCGACCTGCATCGCGGCCCTGTTCCGTCGGTCGTGTTGATGAACCCGCCATTCGCCCGCAGCCAGGAACGCGGAAAGGATGGTGAGACCGCCCTGCGTCACCTGCGCGGTGTGATCCGGGGTGTTGCCAATGGCGCGAGGATAGTCGCCATCATGCCCGATGGCTTCGCTGCTTCCACTTTCGCCAAGGCACATGACGAAGCGTCGCTGTTCCTCGACGTCCGGCTGCAGCAGATGTTTCGGCGGACTGGGACGGGGATCGCCGTTCGACTGGTCGTGTTCGACAAGACGCCGACTGCGGCTTCGCCCGCGATCACTGGAGATACTGCTGACCTGATCGCGCTCCACGAGCTTATCACTGCGCTTCCGCCCCGTGCGCAGACATCCGCCAACATCCATCGCCTGCCAGTCGGCAAGCCAGTGCGCCTCGTTTGCAAGACTTCGACCCAAAGCGCGCCGGTTCGGCCGGTGGCGCCGTTCGCCGCGACACCAGCAGCCAGCGCGAATGCGATCGACCTTGCCTATTTGGTCCTCGCCGACCCCGCGCCTGTGCCGGAACAGGCAGGCATCTACCTGCCTTACCGGCCCAGCCGCATCGCGTTTGAAGACGCGCCGGTTCATCCCACCCCGCTCGTGGAGTCGGTCGCGATGGGCTCGGTCGCGGCTCCGCAGCCGGAAGTGCGGCCACGTCTCCCCACCAACTGGCAGGCCGATGGCCTCTTATCCGAAGCTCAGTGCGAGACACTGGTCTACGCTGCCCAGGCATTCGCGCGCGACCTCCCGGGTCGCTTCAAGGTAAGCCAGGAAGGCACTGCGCTGGAACTGTCCGAGGATGGCCATTCCTACCGCCAGGGCTTCTTCCTTGGCGACGGGACCGGAGCGGGCAAAGGACGGCAGATCGCGGCGGTCATTATGGACCGTTGGCTCGCCGGCGAGCGTCGCCATGTCTGGATCACCAAGAACGAGGCGCTGCTTGAAGATGCACGCCGCGACTGGGAAGCGCTTGGCGGACTACCGCTCGATCTCCAGCCGCTCTCGCGCTGGAAGCTCGGCCAGCCCGTAACGATGTCCGAAGGCATCCTTTTCGTCACCTACCCGACGCTGCGCTCGGGGCGCGCAGAGGATACGCGGCTCGACCAGATCCTTGCCTGGGCGGGCGAGGGTTTCGACGGCGTGATCGCTTTCGACGAAGCCCATGCGATGGCCAACGCGCTCGTGAGCTCTTCAATCCGCGGCAAGGTTAAAGGATCCGAACAGGGTATGGCGGGCCTCAGGCTGCAGAACCATCTCCCGCGCGCCCGGGTGCTCTATGCGTCTGCCACTGGCGCTTCGGATATCGCCAACCTTGGCTACACCTCACGGCTTGGCCTTTGGGGACCCGAGACCGCATTCCCGACCCACGAAGCATTCATGACCGAGATCCGCGCCGGCGGCGTCGCGGCGATGGAGCTTGTCGCCCGTGACCTCAAGGCGCAGGGTCTCTATCTCGCCCGTGCGCTGTCCTTCGCCGGGGTCGAGTACGAAATCCTCGAGCACAGCCTGACCGAAGCGCAGGTGCGGATCTACGACGCCTATGCCGAGGCCTGGGCGATCATTCACCGCAACCTCGAAGCTGCGCTCGAAGCAACCCGCGTGATCGACGAGGACAGCGGCGATACGCTCAATCGCAACGCCAAAGCGGCAGCACTGTCGATCTTCGAGGGCACCAAGCAGCGCTTCTTTTCCCAGCTCCTGCTTTCGATGAAATTGCCGAGCCTGATCCCCGCGATGGAAGCAGCGCTTGGCGAAGAGCATTCTGTTGTCGTGCAGCTGGTCTCGACCGCCGAGGCCATGCTCGACCGGCGCTTTGCCGACCTTACCGTGGAAGAACGCGAAGCTCTCGATATCGATCTGTCCCCGCGTGAATACGTCATCGACTACCTTACAAAGAGCTTCCCGGTACGATTGATGCAGGTCTTCGCCGACGAGGACGGCAATCTTCGCTCCGAGGCGATGAGCGACGGAGAGGGCAATCCCGTTTTCTGCCCGCGCGCCATTGCTGCGCGCGATGCGCTGATCGAACAACTTTGCGCACTGCCGCCCATCGCCACTGCGCTCGATGCGATTATCGAACATTTCGGAACCGACGCCGTGGCGGAGGTCACGGGCCGGACCCGCAGGCTTGTCCTGGGCCGCGATGGTGAGCAGCGCCTCGAACGGCGTAGCCCCAGCGCCAATGTCGCCGAAGCCCAAAGCTTCATGGAAGGGACCAAGCGCATCCTGATCTTCTCGGATGCGGGCGGCACGGGGCGTTCCTATCATGCCGACTTGGGCGCCAGGAACCAGCAGCGCCGGGTTCACTTCCTGCTTGAACCGGGATGGCGCGCCGACAACGCCATCCAGGGTCTTGGTCGCACGAACCGCACCAATCAGGCCTCGGCCCCGCTGTTCCGCCCGGTCACCACAGATGTGAAGGGCGAGCGCCGGTTCATCTCGACTATTGCGCGAAGGCTCGACGCTTTGGGCGCGCTTACGCGCGGCCAGCGCCAGACGGGCGGACAGAACCTGTTCGACCCGGCAGACAATCTTGAAAGCGACTATGCGCGCGACGCGCTCAGCCGCTGGTTCCAGCTGCTCTATGACGGCAAGCTTGAAGCCACCACCTTTGGCAACTTCGTCGAGCGCACCGGCCTCCGGCTCGAAAACCCCGATGGCGGGCTGACCGACAATCTCCCCACGATCCAGCGCTGGCTCAACCGCATCCTAGCGCTGCCGATTGCGCTCCAGAACGCCATATTCGATGAATATCTCGGTCTCGTCGAAGCGCGGATCGAAGCTGCGCGTGAAGCCGGAACGCTCGATCAGGGACTGGAGACCGTGAGGGTCGATCGCTTCACGGCCCTCGCCGATGAGCTCCTGCGCACAGACCCCGTGACCGGTGCCGAGACCCGTCTCGTCTCGCTCGAAGTGACGAGGCACCTTCGACCTTTACGGTTGCAGCGCCTGGTGCGGATGCACGAGATTGGCAGCCCGCACGCGATCCCGATGCGCAATGCGCGCTCGGGCAAGGTCGCACTGTCGGTTCCGGCCCGGCGTCTCATCGCCGACGACGGGGCCGTGATCGAACGTCGGCGCCTGCTCCGGCCGCTCAAGTCCGCAAACTGGACGCTTGAGGCACTCGCTGAAAGCCATTGGGAAGAAATTTTCGTCACTGCGTTCACCAGCGCCTGGCGGGTCGAGGAAGTGGAAGCGGCCAAGTCACCGGTGACCGAGCGCGTTCATCTTGCCACCGGTCTACTGCTTCCGGTCTGGAAGCGCCTGCCTGGCGATCATGTCCGCGTCACCCGGCTTGTTGCTGAGGACGGCCAGTCCATCATCGGCCGCGAAGTGCTCGATATCGATCTCGCCGCAATCGCCGAGACCTTTGGTCTTTCCGGAGTTGCCGGACCATCGGCTGAGCAGATCGGCGAGCTCGTCATCGCCAGCGGCAAGCCGCTGGGCCTTGCGAGCCACGATTCCCTCACCGTGAAGCGCTCGCTGGTCGGCGGCGAACAGCGCCTTGAACTGACCGGTTTCTCGCCGGATCGCCTCGACTGGTACAAGGGCAAGGGCTGCTTCACCGAGATCATCCGTTACCGCACGCGGCTGTTCGTGCCAATCTCCGCAGCCTCGTCCGTTCTTCCCGCGCTTGCCGCCTGATCCCTCGGGCAGACCCCAATCTCAGAATGAGAGTGGAGGGAGCCCTTTGGGCTTGTGGGCCTCGTGATCCTCACCTGCGCCTTCATTCCATCAGGAGAACACCCATGATCCAGTCGATCCCCTTGAAGAAGCTCGTTCCCAGCCCGCGCAACGTTCGCAAGTCTAGCGACGTGCTGGCCGACCTCCAGCTGCGGGCAGACATTGCCGCGCGCGGCCTGTTGCAGAACCTCGTCGTGCGCAAAGGAAAGCGCGGCAAGTTCGAGGTCGAGGCCGGCGGTCGTCGGCTCGCCGCGCTGCAGGCGCTGGCCGACGAGGGCACCTTGTCCGAAAACCACGAGGTCACCTGCCTCGTCATCGAAGGCGAGGAAAGCGAAGTGCGCGAAGCCAGTCTTGCCGAGAACTTCCAGCGCCTCGCGATGAACCCGGCCGACGAGGCGCAGGCCTTCGCCTCCATCATCGAGGCGGGGGCTACCACCGAAGACGTGGCGCGCCGCTTCGGCCTCACCGTCCGGTTCGTCGAAGGGCGCCTGCGTTTGGCAAGTCTCGCGCCTTGCGTCTTCGAAGCACTCGCCGAAGGCACGATCACGCTCGACATGGCCAAGGCCTACGGCGCGATCTCCGACGTGGAGCGCCAGGCGCATGTCTATGCCGAGCTGCAGGACGCCTGGTACCAGATCACGCCCGACACGATCCGCCGTATGGTCCTCGATGCCACAGTACGCGGTTCGGATCCACGCGCTGTCCTCGTCGGACGCGATGCCTACCTCGCTGCAGGTGGCCGGATCGAGCGCGAACTGTTCGACGATGATGCCAGCGAGAGCTGGATCGATGTCGCGCTGCTCGAAGATCTCGCGCACAAGGCCATGGATGAAGCCGCCGAAAAGGCCGCGCTCGAACATGGCCTTGCTTGGGTGCGCCCGACGCTTGGTAACTACGTCAGCCATGACCTCGTCGAAGGTCTCGGCCGTCTGCCATGCGAGCCTGCGCCGATGACCGAACAGGAAGCGAAGGAGCTCGGCGAGCTTGAGGCCGACTACGATCGCGTCGCCGCCGTGCTCGAAGACGAAGACAGCGACGAGGACGAGGTCGCCAAGGCCGAACAGGAACTCGTGGTGATCGACCGCGCCATGCGCGCGCTCAATGACCGGCCGCCGGTACTCGCCGACGAACTGAAATCCGAAGCCGGCGCCTTCCTCGTCCTCTCGCGCAATGGCGAGCCGACATTGGTCCCACAGTACTACACCGAGACCGAAGTCACCGCTGACGAAGGCGTGGTCGAGCCCATTGAAGAGAGCGGTGCGGCGAAGCCCAAGGGAAGCTCGTTGTCGCAGCGCCTACTCGACGAGCTTGCGATGCAACGCCGCGATATCCTGGCGATCCATCTCGCCAACGATCCGGCACTGGCGCTCGACTTCATGGTCTTCACACTTGCAGATGCCGATGGGCATGACTGGCGCGCCAGGAAGGCGTCGACGCTTGTCGGGTCTGTCGCGTCCGGCCCGGTCACCGGATTTGAGGCCAAAGATGCACCGGCGAGTGCGGCGCTGGCCGAGTTTGCGGGATCGCTCGACGAAAGCTGGCGTGCTGGCGAAAGCGATGTCGAGCGGTTTGCGAGGTTCCGGGCACTGTCTGACGAAGTGCGCTCGGCCTGGCTCGGCCATGTCGTCTCGCGCACTCTGATTGCGAGCCTGGCCTGCGAAAGCGAGCGCTCGGTGCCGATGCACGAGGCGCTGGGCTCCCTCCTTGAAATCCAGACCGCGCATTGGTGGCGGCCAACGGCGGCGAACTACTTCGACCGGGTGGCTAAGGCCCGCACGCTCGAAGCGCTCGATGCTGCGGGCGGTCCGGAGCTGGTCAGTCGCTACGCTGCCTCCAAGAAGGCCGAATTGGCGAGCGCAGCCGAACGCATTTTCTCTGGCAACTTCATCGGCGAGGCCGAGGTCAAGGAACGGTCACAAGCCTGGGTTCCTTCGATCATGCGGTTCAACGATGCTGACGTTCCTGCCGATCTCGAGGAAAATGCGTCGATTGACAACGAGGCCGACGAAACGATCAGCGGCGACGCGACTGACGAGATTGCCGAGCAGGCTGCCTGACCCCTCCTGACAGGCCCAGGTCACTCGGCGGGCGGTCCGTCCCAATCGGGACGGGCCGCCTTTTCGCGTTTTCGCAGAATATCGCCTGCCTCAGAGGCGGAGAGGGGAGGGTGCTTTGCTCTTCCTGAACCGGGACATGCCCGTCCCGGCAATCAGGAGAACTCCCATGACCAAGTCCCGCCGCGCTGCTTCAGTTTCGCCTGCCCAGCGCATTACCGCCGCCATCATCGAGAAGCTCGAGCATGGCACCAAGCCCTGGGTCAAGCCGTGGCGCGGTGTGCCGGTTTCACGTCCGTTGCGCTCCTGCGGAACGCCCTATCGCGGCATGAACACCTTCTGGTTGTGGATGGTGGCTGATGGCTGTGGCTACACTTCGCCGTACTGGATGACATACCGCCAGTGTCAGGCGCTTGGTGGACAGGTCCGCAAGGGCGAGAAGTCGACCATCGCGATTTTCTACAAGAGCTACACCAAGGAAGTCGAGAACGCCGCAGGCGAGGCCGATACCGAAAACCGGCGCGTGCTCAAGGCCTATGCCGTGTTCAACGCTGACCAGTGCGACGGCCTCCCCGACTTCTACCATCCCAAGCCACTCGTCGCCGCGCTTGAACCCGAAGGGCGCGAAGACCGGCTTGATGCCTTCTTCGCGCGTGTCGGCGCGGACCTGCGGCATCATGGTGCGCAGGCCTATTACGAACCGCTGCGCGACCGGGTCACCATGCCGCCAGCCGAACTCTTCGAAGCCTACGACCACTACTATGCGACACTCGCGCACGAGCTGTCGCATTGGACGGGGCATTCTTCGCGGCTCGACCGCGATCTCAAGAACCGCTTCGGCAGCGACGCCTATGCTGCCGAGGAATTGATCGCCGAACTGTCCTCGGCCATCCTCGGGGCCGAACTGGGTCTTCCGGTCACCCACCTCGACCATCACGCCAGCTACATCGCGTCCTGGCTCAAGATCCTCAAATCGGACGAGCGCGCGATCCTGACCGCTGCGGCCAAGGCCGAGGAAGCGGCCAGCCTGTTGCTTGACCTTGGTGGTCACCAATCCGGCGAAAGCGAACCCAACATCGATCTCGCTGATGCAGCCTGAGGAGAGGTGAAATGGGACGTTCCGTCAGCTATCCGACCGGCTCCGTGGTGGCCTTTCGCCTGCTTGATGACGGCGAAGACGAAGATGTCGACTGGGCCTACGAGTGCCTCGTCGACGAGATCATCGATACTGCGAAGGCGGCCTTTCCTTCCTTTCTGCGCTTCGATGGATGGCGTGGCCGCGAGGACCGTATCCTCCTGCGCAATGCCTATGCCGATTGCGGCATATCGACCTGGTGCGGGCTCGCCGCGATCTGGCTCGCCGAGCGCGACGATGCCCGGTACTGGGAGGCCGATGTATACAACCCACGGACGGCGAGGGCTCGACACTGGCTTGGCCAGGTCTCGGGAAGGTTCCTCGACCTGTTTGGCGAGCTGCGCATGATCGGGCGGTTCTCGAATGGCGAAGCGATCTTTGAACGAGAACGGCCTTGCAATTGAGTGATATTGATATATATCGTGCAATTGAAAGGATGAGTTATGGCAACGCAGCCGCTTGAGCCGCAGATCGATGACGGCAAGGTCCTCACCTCGGCAGTCTCGAAGATTGCCGGGTTCTGGGGTTTCACCAACGCCAAGCTTGGAACAATCCTAGGATTGTCCGAAGCGACCGCTTCGCGGTTGCGCTCCGGGAAGGCCGAGCTCGACCCGACTTCGAAGTCCTTTGAAGCGGGCCAGTTCCTGCTGCGACTGTTCCGTTCGCTCGACGCACTGCTCGGAAGCGATGACCTCTCTGCGCGCGCCTGGCTCACCACGCCCAATCTCGATCTCGAGGCCCGGCCGATCGACCTGATCGACAGCTTCAGGGGTCTGATTACCGTGTGCGACTATGTGGACGCCCACCGCGCTCGCGTCTGAGTTTCGCCGCTACCGTCGCACTGTGTGGCGCGTGGTTGAAGCGCAGCATCGGATCTCGACCAACCGTCTGGCGTCGAGCCTCGCCGAACAACAGCGGCTCGAGGAACTGGCCGACGCCGCCAAACCCGATCTTCCCAAGGCAGCACGCGGGTTGCATTACCTCCTCGCTTCCCCTTTCCGCTATGGCCACACGGTGGCCAGCCGGTTCCGCCGTCCGAACGAGCGTCCCGGGATCTTCTACGCCAGCGAAGCCGAGCGCACCGCGATTGCCGAGACCGCTTACTGGCGGCTCAAATTTGTCAGCCGTTCGCCCGGATTTGTGCCCGGTAACCGGACAAGCGAGCATTTGAGCTTCTCGGTGCCGGTGTCGCTTACCCGGCTGACCGATACGACCCGGCCGCCGCTCGTTGCTGATCGTCAGCGCTGGCTGGACCCTGACGACTATTCGGCATGCCAGGACCTTGCCGCACAGGTGCGCGAGGCCGGAGGGCAGGGCATTCGCGCTGCTTCCGTACGCGACCCTGATGGCATGAATCTCGCGCTGCTCGATCCGGCATGTTTCGCCAAATCGGAGCCGGATTACGGACGGGGCTGGCATCTGCGCCATGAGGCGGGCCGGTTGACGGCGATCGCAGCCTTTCCGCATGATGAGGTGCTGACCTTCAGTCCTGAACAGTTCGGGCTCGCATAGTTCACAGCCTATCTCCCACACCTCAGCTGGCGCCCGCGCGCCCGTCATTGGCTTAGGCCTGTTCGCTGATCCGTGGTGCCCTGTGGACCGGACAGGGCTCGCCGCAACCCGCGCAAGGCTGCGGCCCGTGTGGCCCGCGCCAGCCTTGCCTTGCGAGGTTTCCCGCTCACGCGGTGCGGCGATCCCTTTCGCGCGGTCCTTGAGGGGCACGGCGAACAGGTCTCACGCAAATCCTTGCCTTGAGGCTTGCCGCCAAGCTCAAGGAGGATTTTCGATATGTATGACAGCTTCGCTTCCCAGCTTGCCGACCTCGACCTGACAGGCTTCACTATCGCTCCGGCACCTTTCGATGCAACTGACTTCCCGTCCGAGGATGCCACGGCGCAGACACTTG carries:
- a CDS encoding strawberry notch-like NTP hydrolase domain-containing protein, with the protein product MFQSDLFPAGGQLPSTPLAYAIGTRVAALLASRRHLTRVDISDLFAEETGVMDWGSAWTIDVYNNAVEIGALLWLREASRIDLATNVHEAEARFDWLEAALPPRHVRSEAQVELQQFSTPPMLAWLMAKAAAVGAHDTLLEPSAGNGALALWGSVQNASLVLNEIDPARRDSLGHIFPSATITAQDGELIADLHRGPVPSVVLMNPPFARSQERGKDGETALRHLRGVIRGVANGARIVAIMPDGFAASTFAKAHDEASLFLDVRLQQMFRRTGTGIAVRLVVFDKTPTAASPAITGDTADLIALHELITALPPRAQTSANIHRLPVGKPVRLVCKTSTQSAPVRPVAPFAATPAASANAIDLAYLVLADPAPVPEQAGIYLPYRPSRIAFEDAPVHPTPLVESVAMGSVAAPQPEVRPRLPTNWQADGLLSEAQCETLVYAAQAFARDLPGRFKVSQEGTALELSEDGHSYRQGFFLGDGTGAGKGRQIAAVIMDRWLAGERRHVWITKNEALLEDARRDWEALGGLPLDLQPLSRWKLGQPVTMSEGILFVTYPTLRSGRAEDTRLDQILAWAGEGFDGVIAFDEAHAMANALVSSSIRGKVKGSEQGMAGLRLQNHLPRARVLYASATGASDIANLGYTSRLGLWGPETAFPTHEAFMTEIRAGGVAAMELVARDLKAQGLYLARALSFAGVEYEILEHSLTEAQVRIYDAYAEAWAIIHRNLEAALEATRVIDEDSGDTLNRNAKAAALSIFEGTKQRFFSQLLLSMKLPSLIPAMEAALGEEHSVVVQLVSTAEAMLDRRFADLTVEEREALDIDLSPREYVIDYLTKSFPVRLMQVFADEDGNLRSEAMSDGEGNPVFCPRAIAARDALIEQLCALPPIATALDAIIEHFGTDAVAEVTGRTRRLVLGRDGEQRLERRSPSANVAEAQSFMEGTKRILIFSDAGGTGRSYHADLGARNQQRRVHFLLEPGWRADNAIQGLGRTNRTNQASAPLFRPVTTDVKGERRFISTIARRLDALGALTRGQRQTGGQNLFDPADNLESDYARDALSRWFQLLYDGKLEATTFGNFVERTGLRLENPDGGLTDNLPTIQRWLNRILALPIALQNAIFDEYLGLVEARIEAAREAGTLDQGLETVRVDRFTALADELLRTDPVTGAETRLVSLEVTRHLRPLRLQRLVRMHEIGSPHAIPMRNARSGKVALSVPARRLIADDGAVIERRRLLRPLKSANWTLEALAESHWEEIFVTAFTSAWRVEEVEAAKSPVTERVHLATGLLLPVWKRLPGDHVRVTRLVAEDGQSIIGREVLDIDLAAIAETFGLSGVAGPSAEQIGELVIASGKPLGLASHDSLTVKRSLVGGEQRLELTGFSPDRLDWYKGKGCFTEIIRYRTRLFVPISAASSVLPALAA
- a CDS encoding RES family NAD+ phosphorylase, which produces MWTPTALASEFRRYRRTVWRVVEAQHRISTNRLASSLAEQQRLEELADAAKPDLPKAARGLHYLLASPFRYGHTVASRFRRPNERPGIFYASEAERTAIAETAYWRLKFVSRSPGFVPGNRTSEHLSFSVPVSLTRLTDTTRPPLVADRQRWLDPDDYSACQDLAAQVREAGGQGIRAASVRDPDGMNLALLDPACFAKSEPDYGRGWHLRHEAGRLTAIAAFPHDEVLTFSPEQFGLA
- a CDS encoding ParB/RepB/Spo0J family partition protein, whose protein sequence is MIQSIPLKKLVPSPRNVRKSSDVLADLQLRADIAARGLLQNLVVRKGKRGKFEVEAGGRRLAALQALADEGTLSENHEVTCLVIEGEESEVREASLAENFQRLAMNPADEAQAFASIIEAGATTEDVARRFGLTVRFVEGRLRLASLAPCVFEALAEGTITLDMAKAYGAISDVERQAHVYAELQDAWYQITPDTIRRMVLDATVRGSDPRAVLVGRDAYLAAGGRIERELFDDDASESWIDVALLEDLAHKAMDEAAEKAALEHGLAWVRPTLGNYVSHDLVEGLGRLPCEPAPMTEQEAKELGELEADYDRVAAVLEDEDSDEDEVAKAEQELVVIDRAMRALNDRPPVLADELKSEAGAFLVLSRNGEPTLVPQYYTETEVTADEGVVEPIEESGAAKPKGSSLSQRLLDELAMQRRDILAIHLANDPALALDFMVFTLADADGHDWRARKASTLVGSVASGPVTGFEAKDAPASAALAEFAGSLDESWRAGESDVERFARFRALSDEVRSAWLGHVVSRTLIASLACESERSVPMHEALGSLLEIQTAHWWRPTAANYFDRVAKARTLEALDAAGGPELVSRYAASKKAELASAAERIFSGNFIGEAEVKERSQAWVPSIMRFNDADVPADLEENASIDNEADETISGDATDEIAEQAA
- a CDS encoding MbcA/ParS/Xre antitoxin family protein; protein product: MATQPLEPQIDDGKVLTSAVSKIAGFWGFTNAKLGTILGLSEATASRLRSGKAELDPTSKSFEAGQFLLRLFRSLDALLGSDDLSARAWLTTPNLDLEARPIDLIDSFRGLITVCDYVDAHRARV
- a CDS encoding ArdC family protein, with protein sequence MTKSRRAASVSPAQRITAAIIEKLEHGTKPWVKPWRGVPVSRPLRSCGTPYRGMNTFWLWMVADGCGYTSPYWMTYRQCQALGGQVRKGEKSTIAIFYKSYTKEVENAAGEADTENRRVLKAYAVFNADQCDGLPDFYHPKPLVAALEPEGREDRLDAFFARVGADLRHHGAQAYYEPLRDRVTMPPAELFEAYDHYYATLAHELSHWTGHSSRLDRDLKNRFGSDAYAAEELIAELSSAILGAELGLPVTHLDHHASYIASWLKILKSDERAILTAAAKAEEAASLLLDLGGHQSGESEPNIDLADAA
- a CDS encoding DUF5818 domain-containing protein, with the protein product MDGIQLDMNANRKRISGRLEHLPRGAAIVTDAGDHWVLEGFEPSNDDFGFEVTAEGVVVGLDRLRVDWLGAC
- a CDS encoding lytic transglycosylase domain-containing protein, producing the protein MSLVTCGCGAFAIAISGSACAQEFQVFDHELSKVEVTSDQGPGVHPTAFYLGKPDGEPDHIDRSFKEALYEPLIRQAEARYSLPPRLLLALVWQESRFNPMAISPAGAAGLAQLMPGTARQLGVSNRHDPVQNIDGGARYLKQMLDRFGAIHLALAAYNAGPGAVSRAGGIPKNRETPGYVKSVIARWMAYSST
- a CDS encoding DUF7146 domain-containing protein → MPVSTSTLPRSSLEDTARKICESRGGKWSGTKGMACCPAHDDRTPSLGVSLGQKAILFHCFAGCDQQSVLAALAREGFEAPALFSGSTTTDLPEPTRTRTPSAAALRIWRDAQPLRASKAKEYLEGRGILAASPALRFHPRTPLGPKGRSRFLPAMIAAVSLDEGPIAIHRTFLSTEASGKAAFEKPKRALGALGEAAVRLFDPASEKLGLAEGIESAMSAYALTGIPVWATLGNERFGLVSVPDSVTELHLFVDHDAGGELAASRGLAAYAREGRTIHVRKPSSIDTDWNDELTAWLRRKAAQ